The genomic DNA tttgcatttataacagcttccactcttcttggaaggctttGACAGGCCACatgattttggagtgtttctgtgccTATTTATTCTGTAGAACATTTATGAGGttaggcactgatgttggacgataaggcctggctcgcaatctctgtTCCAGGTCATCCCAGaagtgctcgatggggttgaggtcaaggTTCTGTGCGGGGcaatcaagttcttccacaccaaacttgtcaaaccatgtctttatagtcctcgCTTTGTGCAATGGGGGACAGTCATGTTGGCATAGAAAAGGGcctccccaaactgttgccacaaagttggaaacatagcattgtccaacatgtcttggtatgctgaagcattaagattgcccttcactggggatatgGGGCATAAGTGAAACAcctaaattcaataattaacaggtttgaccaaatacttttgtccatatagtgtggTCATGGGAATGTGTGTGCTGTTCTTTACAGCTTGATGAATAAAAGTATATAGAGATATGTACTTTAAGATAGAACTGGAGACTGGATAACCAAAACAATCCAGAACAAGTAACCAAGTGCATATTGTCAGTCATGGATTGATATAAATTTATGAACATATTATTTTCTGattaatctttttaaatatttatgtatttgcatatatagtcgaaaaaaaaacagaaatgcttGGATGTGTTAGATTTTTTGGGGGCTTAAATAAAATTCTCTGCAACTCTAATTTATCATGGTATACATAATTCGTATGCACGTAATAATACTCTGTTTGCACTGAGTTTGCATGAAATTTCTGGCAAGCAAAAGGGTTCGGTTTTATTTCAATTCATATCTCgacagttaaaaaaacaacctgcagaaaaaaaggggggaaaaatctaTCAAACTGTCATCAGGGATTGGGCGCGTGAGCTGCACAAAGGGATTCAGTTACGAGTGATTTGTTAAACGTGTTAGGATAAAATTCCAATGCCCTAATGCGGATTGCGCCGCGACACTGTGTGCTTTGATTAGTCGCTGTGTGCACGGGGATTTATCatgcaaatcatttttaaaatctaaattttttttttcaataaattctatttttaaaagGAAGCAATTTTAAAAGCATCCTAAATTATTATTACGACGCGTGTTTGAGTCGATAAATGCTCTGCTTGTTTTTATTCACCGTCCGTACTGGTGCACCGGGCTGCAGGTGCGCGCAGATGCCACGCGCTTTTCCACGAGCAAGTGACTGGCGCGCGCACTTCGCAGGGAGGGATGGCTGCGAGGGTGGGTGGGGGGAAgatggggagggggggggggggaagaggGGGGGGGTGCGGTTTCACAAAGGTACGGAGAGTTCCAGCGCGCGCCTGCGCgtgtttgtactgtacaaggaaaaacttttttttttaaaaacaattttcattctcaaaaactcaaaaaagagttaaatagtttattattattattattattattattattaattcaaagTCTTTAGACAGGGTTTTtgtatgttgttttgttttagaaaaaatacTAAAGTGACTTCCACTTTAGTATAtgactttaatttaatatatatgtatataatatatacatatatattaaatctttaacctttatataaaatatacctttaatataatatatcttGAATCTTAAACTTTACTCAGCTGCATTAATAATTGccaatttttaaaatactgatCATAAGTCTTAACATTCAagtcatttgttttaaaatgtaaatcaaaAATTCAGGAAAATCCCTTTAAATATCTTTCAATGCGTTCATATTTTAATGTGATCTGTTTATaaggtaaagtaaaacaacatgTGACCCAACCATTTTCATCTGTGGCAACAATTCAAAATTCCTAATTCAAAGCAATTTCCAAGAACATGCTTCTAAGTTCCACTTACCATAGGTGTTTTTCCACCCTGCCTCTAATTTCATCAAAAACAAATTAGGTATGAGGTGTAAAAATGACTAGCCAATCAGAGTAGAGAGGGTGTAGCCAAAGAGGTATAAATACTTCAGGTGATAGAGGTAGCAGTTTATGGTGCACTTGACCGACTTAGCAGGAGGCAACGGACAGCACTAGCGTGAGCATGACATCATTTGTGCCACAAACCCTATCACCCCAATTCCACACAATGGGCCAGGAATCCCAAGAGTACAGCTTGTACAACGAAAATTTCTACAGTCCTCCGCCTCTGCCGAGCCCACAGCAGACCTTACCGTCTGTCAGTGACTTGGGCGAATATGCCACCCCGGCCACCAACCCTTACTTGTGGTTCGGTAACCCTGGGCTGAATGCTGCGTCCAACATCGGAGGAGGGCCGCAGCCCTACGGCATGCAGAGACCCTATCTCAGGACAGGACCAATGCCAGGCACAGAAGGGGCCTTTAGCTGGTTCTCTTTGCCTTCTCAAGAAGACTTGATGAAGCTTGTCAGACCGCCATATTCTTACTCAGCTCTGATAGCCATGGCAATAAACAGCGCCCCAAACAGAAGGCTTACGCTCAGTCAAATCTATCAGTACGTAGCGGAGAACTTCCCTTTCTACAACAAGAGCAAGGCTGGCTGGCAGAACTCCATTCGTCACAATCTTTCACTTAACGATTGCTTCATGAAGGTGCCAAGGGATGATGATGACCCAGGTAAGAATTTCTTCCTCAGTCTTTTTTCACGTTAATTCTATttgatttaaacaaaagaaTCATAGCAAAGTGTTGCTGTAATATGAAGTAATGTTTTTGGTcatttgtaatatttgtttGCAGGAAAGGGCAACTACTGGACGCTCGACCCGAACTGTGAGAAAATGTTTGATAATGGTAACTTCCGTcgcaagagaaagagaaaatcaGATTCCTTGCCTGAAGAAGAGGGAAAAGGCTACACAGAAACAGACTCTACTGCATCCAGCCCAAAAGACCAGAACAATACGCTTCACGAATCTGAGAAAGAACCTTCTCCTGTTTCAGCAGGCGCAGCACCCTGCCTTAATGGCTTCTTGTCTCAGATGAATGAAATGGTCTCAGGTTCAAGTAGCATGCGAGAGGGTGCACTGATCCACTCTTTGCCACTGGGTGTGTCTATGGACACTCAGAGCGTCTCTCCGAACGGTGGTTTTGGCTCTTACTCGTCGAATGCTACAGTATCGCAGTGGGAGACGCAGATTCCTCCACCGTCTCAATCGAGCATCTCTTCCTCACCCTCTCACTATACAGCCAGCTACAGTGACTCAATCCTTAGTCAGTTCAATAACAATCCGTACTCAGGTCTGGACTCTAATACTATGGTGTATCCACGGCAAGGCACAGACGTGTAGAGGAACCAAAGTGTGTTTTCCACCTAAATTTCTACAGTGTTGCCGGAGGTCAAGCAGACACTCAGTATCCCACTCGCCCTGCCTAAATCACCTCACTTTGTGAATgttcacacacactgctctcatCCCCAACTGCTGATAGCGTCTCATTTCAGGCTACAGCTAAGTATTTTAAATGTGCTGATGAGGCTTAATGTTGTTGTATATGAAGTCCGATGTCTGAACTGAACCAGTATGTTGTAGTACATCATTCACTGCACTGACTTTACTGTATttgtgttgctgttgttgttgtttttaaatattttttcttactgtaacatatgtttgtgtgtgtacatgtatcTGTACAGAAATAAACCAAAATCAAACtggcatttttttgtgtatgcCTATTTTGTATAAAACAATTCAACAACCTTAAATGCAACATCACCATAGAgattgttttgaaatataaCATATTGCAACAATGTGAgatataatactaataataacatacacaaaaaaatgcaaataaaaatgaattaaggTTTAATGTCACTGTTGGTGACAGACTGCTGgtatttgttattttagttACTGATCCATGTTGGAACGGGTGTGGGGGTATGTGAAGGGGATAGCCAAAGGGTCCGTTGAACAACAAACTctaaaagaaaagggaaaaatactGGTTTGAcagcaaggggaaaaaaaagataaattatgCAAAACTTGTTCCTCTGGCTTTCAAGGTGCAGTCCCCCCATTTACAACAACTTCTTAGATTAAAACAAgagaatcccccccccccctccaaaaaaaagaatacaaagaattttgtaaaaaataataataataatctatataATCCATAGCCTTCATATCTACTTAAAGGTGTGAAGGAAATGATGTAGTTCAGCTAATACAATTAAACAAAGATGCTGTAATTAGCTTGATAAGATCAAGGCAACATTTTGTTTCGCCAGCTATATCAGGAAACAAGTTCAACATTTTACCTGAAGCAAATGAGGATTTGAACAGAACGTTTTTCTGTTCGTGACGcctaattataaaaaaagagcAATTGCAACAATAGACTCTTTGTGTTTGTAGTAAGGATTGGCCCATGGTGAAAAATTTCCACAGACAAAATCCTTTTGGAAATTGATTCAATTGATTTCATCAATTGACTAACTTTCCTCAGTCTTGAAATCAGCATTTAAATGCTCTCCCTCTGGCAATGCAGGCCACAGCAGCCACCAATCCACACATATTTACTTGATGAAAACAGGGaagttaataattaaaaaaataaataataaaacgcCTCCTCTGCTACTAGACAGACCAAATTTAATTGgacattttagtttaaaaacacaaaatgtaagAGTTTATTATAATGCCAATTGCAATGAATAGACAATACTTCTTAGACATCAACCTGTAACATcttcaaacacaaaaacaattagTTATCACTTTCATACATCATTAATTAGGTTTCCTAAAAAGGTTTAGCTTAAAAGCCTACTCATACAAACAATAGAACATAAACCTTCTTCAGACAGAAAACGTTGTCCTTAGGGGGTTTCAATCATCCTTTTGTGTAAAACTCTAAATTTGAAAGAAACAAATTAGTGTTTCGTTATCAAAGGACAGTCAAGGTATATCCAAGTGCCCCAAGgaaacctttaaaaaacattGAACCCTTATATAACCCTTTCTAAGCAtgcaaagtttaaaataataataattattattattataattattgtggTAGACATAATCAGTCTCTGGTATGCTTATCACATGcatttacttaatatttgtttacttttaccattttttttttttttttttattatgatttccTAACCTTGTAATCTTGTAATCTGTAGTTCGGTTTCAGTGGTACAGCTGAAGATATGCAGTTTAGCAAAAGTTCTTTGGagcatatttacataaa from Clarias gariepinus isolate MV-2021 ecotype Netherlands chromosome 19, CGAR_prim_01v2, whole genome shotgun sequence includes the following:
- the foxi3a gene encoding forkhead box protein I3a; the encoded protein is MTSFVPQTLSPQFHTMGQESQEYSLYNENFYSPPPLPSPQQTLPSVSDLGEYATPATNPYLWFGNPGLNAASNIGGGPQPYGMQRPYLRTGPMPGTEGAFSWFSLPSQEDLMKLVRPPYSYSALIAMAINSAPNRRLTLSQIYQYVAENFPFYNKSKAGWQNSIRHNLSLNDCFMKVPRDDDDPGKGNYWTLDPNCEKMFDNGNFRRKRKRKSDSLPEEEGKGYTETDSTASSPKDQNNTLHESEKEPSPVSAGAAPCLNGFLSQMNEMVSGSSSMREGALIHSLPLGVSMDTQSVSPNGGFGSYSSNATVSQWETQIPPPSQSSISSSPSHYTASYSDSILSQFNNNPYSGLDSNTMVYPRQGTDV